The Hemicordylus capensis ecotype Gifberg chromosome 6, rHemCap1.1.pri, whole genome shotgun sequence genome window below encodes:
- the RCN3 gene encoding reticulocalbin-3 isoform X2 has product MRGVARGRHWRGLKMSRGRISRGDIARVAAAGSGARLCTMAWQKILCSCCLLMVCLTWVLAKPPPDKKDRVHHSQDLSDHPHDDSQDFSYDHEAFLGKEEAKSFDQLTPEESKERLGKIVDRIDRDGDGFVTQPELKDWIKHTQNRYVYENVDKNWKDYDKNKDGRISWTEFKNATYGYYEGEQFSDLENKDSYHKMLARDERRFKAADKDGDMIATREEFTAFLHPEEFDYMKNIVVTETIEDIDKNGDGFVEVDEYLGDMYSPESGEPEPEWVKSERQQFLDFRDLNKDGKMDREEIGHWILPPDYDHAEVESKHLLHESDKDKDDKITKQEILDNWNMFVGSQVTNYGEDLTKDHDEL; this is encoded by the exons GTTGTGCACAATGGCTTGGCAGAAGATACTCTGTTCCTGCTGTCTACTGATGGTGTGCCTCACTTGGGTCCTGGCCAAGCCACCTCCTGACAAGAAGGACCGCGTCCACCATAGTCAAGACCTCAGTGACCACCCCCATGATGACAGCCAAGACTTCAGCTACGATCATGAAGCCTTTTTGGGCAAAGAGGAGGCCAAGAGCTTTGATCAGCTGACTCCTGAAGAGAGCAAAGAACGCTTGGG GAAGATTGTAGATCGAATTGACCGGGATGGGGATGGCTTTGTGACTCAGCCTGAACTTAAAGATTGGATCAAGCACACTCAGAACCGCTACGTCTACGAGAACGTGGACAAGAACTGGAAAGACTATGACAAGAATAAAGATGGCCGTATCAGCTGGACCGAGTTCAAGAATGCCACTTATGGTTACTATGAAG GAGAGCAGTTTAGTGATCTTGAGAACAAAGACTCCTACCATAAGATGCTGGCCCGAGACGAGCGGCGATTCAAGGCAGCTGACAAGGACGGGGACATGATAGCAACGAGGGAGGAGTTCACTGCCTTCCTCCATCCTGAGGAGTTTGACTACATGAAGAACATTGTGGTGACG GAAACTATTGAGGACATAGACAAGAATGGTGATGGCTTTGTGGAAGTGGATGAATATCTCG GCGACATGTACTCTCCTGAATCGGGGGAGCCAGAACCCGAGTGGGTGAAGAGTGAGCGTCAACAGTTCTTGGATTTCCGGGATCTCAACAAAGATGGGAAAATGGATCGGGAAGAGATTGGGCACTGGATCCTGCCACCAGACTATGATCATGCCGAGGTGGAGTCAAAGCACCTCTTACATGAGTCAGACAAGGATAAG GATGACAAAATAACCAAGCAGGAGATCTTGGACAATTGGAATATGTTTGTGGGAAGCCAGGTCACCAACTATGGCGAAGACTTGACAAAGGACCATGATGAGCTGTGA